One Endozoicomonas gorgoniicola DNA window includes the following coding sequences:
- a CDS encoding heavy metal translocating P-type ATPase — MNQETISLSVPDMSCAGCVAKVEKALKSVDDVKDARVNLAEKTAEVDGVPDVVTLLQALEAIGKPGSLIDSEEDNRRQQEQRDQEQYRYLLKHGIFALAVSIPLMLSMFFIPMSVHTPQDQWLWGSVGMVTLGILVFSGRHFFHGLVESVRHGSATMDTLIALGTGTAWIYSMVVVLWPQWFPVAARHVYFEASAMIIGLINMGQAMELRAKGKTSSAIKRLLGLQAKTARIVREGDEIDVPVTAVKAGDIVRIRPGERIPVDGRVTSGTTLVDESMLTGEPLPVSKSVDDKVAAGTLNKNGSILFVAEKVGKDTALAHIIQLVKQAQNAKMPITRLTDQISAFFVPVVIVVAILSALVWYFLGSQPAVAHAFVVLTTVLIIACPCALGLATPMSVMAGVGRAAELGMLVRNGEALQKASQLTTVVVDKTGTVTEGTPAVTDILVADGFSEEQLLVLAGSLESASEHPLAEAIVSAAKARSLTLAAPDNFVMKSGFGISGQVNSQNVLLGNTQWMTFNELSHDSWQAKVDGLADEGKTPVLVALEKQVVGILAIADPIRSDSKAAIERLKAAGIKVVMLTGDHRKTAESVARQVGIDDVHAEVLPADKAFHVKQLQEAGEKVGMTGDGINDAPALAQADVGFAMGCGTDVAIESADITLMRSSLHGLVDAVLLSRATLKNIRQNLFGAFIYNTLGIPVAAGVLYPLTGMLLNPVVAGAAMACSSVTVVTNANRLRKFKAS; from the coding sequence ATGAATCAGGAGACAATCAGCCTGTCTGTACCCGATATGAGTTGTGCAGGCTGTGTTGCAAAAGTCGAAAAGGCGCTTAAATCCGTTGACGATGTGAAGGATGCCCGGGTCAATCTGGCGGAAAAAACTGCAGAAGTAGACGGTGTGCCAGATGTGGTAACTCTGCTGCAGGCTCTCGAAGCTATTGGTAAGCCAGGGTCGTTAATTGACAGTGAAGAAGACAATCGTCGTCAGCAGGAACAGCGAGATCAGGAACAGTACCGTTATCTTCTGAAACATGGCATCTTTGCGCTGGCGGTCAGTATCCCGTTGATGCTGTCGATGTTTTTTATCCCTATGAGTGTTCATACCCCGCAGGATCAGTGGTTGTGGGGCAGTGTGGGTATGGTCACCCTGGGAATTCTGGTGTTCTCCGGACGTCATTTCTTTCATGGGCTGGTGGAGTCGGTTCGTCACGGCTCTGCCACGATGGATACGCTGATTGCCCTGGGAACCGGGACAGCATGGATCTACTCCATGGTGGTGGTACTCTGGCCGCAATGGTTCCCCGTGGCGGCTCGACATGTGTATTTTGAAGCCTCTGCCATGATTATCGGTTTGATTAATATGGGTCAGGCAATGGAACTTCGGGCAAAGGGTAAAACCAGTTCGGCGATTAAACGGTTGCTGGGGCTTCAGGCAAAAACGGCTCGTATTGTCAGAGAAGGAGATGAGATCGATGTGCCGGTGACGGCAGTCAAGGCTGGTGATATTGTCCGTATTCGCCCCGGTGAACGAATACCAGTCGATGGTCGGGTAACCAGTGGTACAACGCTGGTGGATGAATCCATGCTGACCGGTGAACCCCTGCCAGTCAGCAAAAGTGTTGATGATAAAGTAGCCGCAGGCACACTGAACAAGAATGGTTCTATCCTGTTTGTAGCGGAAAAAGTAGGCAAAGACACTGCTCTGGCGCATATCATTCAGCTGGTGAAACAGGCTCAGAATGCCAAAATGCCTATTACCCGCCTGACGGACCAGATTTCTGCTTTCTTTGTTCCAGTGGTTATTGTCGTTGCCATTCTCTCAGCGCTGGTCTGGTATTTTCTTGGGTCGCAGCCCGCCGTTGCCCATGCCTTTGTGGTACTGACAACCGTATTGATTATTGCCTGCCCCTGTGCGCTGGGTCTGGCGACCCCAATGTCGGTTATGGCCGGGGTTGGACGAGCCGCTGAGCTGGGCATGCTGGTTCGCAATGGTGAAGCTCTACAGAAAGCCAGTCAGTTAACGACAGTAGTAGTCGATAAGACAGGTACGGTTACGGAAGGGACTCCGGCAGTTACTGACATTCTGGTAGCAGATGGTTTCAGTGAAGAACAGCTTCTGGTATTGGCTGGCAGCCTTGAGTCTGCCTCCGAGCATCCACTGGCAGAAGCCATTGTTTCAGCCGCAAAGGCTCGCTCCCTGACGCTTGCTGCTCCTGATAACTTTGTAATGAAATCCGGTTTTGGTATTTCAGGACAGGTTAATAGTCAGAATGTTCTTCTGGGTAATACACAGTGGATGACGTTTAATGAACTGTCGCACGACAGTTGGCAGGCAAAGGTTGACGGTCTGGCTGACGAAGGTAAAACCCCTGTACTGGTTGCGCTGGAGAAACAGGTAGTGGGCATTCTGGCTATTGCCGACCCGATACGTTCTGACTCTAAAGCCGCAATTGAACGGTTGAAAGCTGCCGGTATAAAAGTGGTTATGCTGACCGGAGATCATCGAAAAACCGCTGAATCCGTGGCAAGGCAGGTTGGCATCGATGATGTTCATGCTGAAGTGTTGCCCGCAGATAAAGCTTTTCATGTGAAACAGCTTCAGGAAGCCGGTGAAAAGGTGGGGATGACCGGTGATGGCATTAATGATGCGCCCGCACTGGCTCAGGCTGATGTTGGTTTTGCCATGGGTTGTGGCACCGATGTCGCCATTGAATCGGCGGATATCACCCTGATGCGGTCTTCGCTGCATGGGCTGGTTGATGCTGTACTGTTGTCCAGAGCGACCCTGAAGAACATACGACAAAATCTGTTTGGGGCTTTTATTTACAACACTCTGGGTATTCCTGTTGCGGCAGGTGTTCTCTATCCGCTGACAGGAATGTTGCTCAACCCTGTGGTGGCAGGTGCGGCGATGGCCTGTTCATCGGTGACGGTTGTGACGAATGCTAACCGGTTGAGAAAGTTTAAGGCGAGTTGA
- a CDS encoding nuclear transport factor 2 family protein, with the protein MSHHVLAEVLAASKQWVKHFNQGDADYCVSAYLPDAVMQADPMGEYAGKDNIDNFWRPFIQSGASDLHYTEIWLKQVSNEKVHLGANWSMNVGKGVITQEEWVKNDAGVWKLSQDFFEIKEQY; encoded by the coding sequence ATGAGTCACCATGTACTAGCTGAAGTTCTGGCTGCCAGCAAACAATGGGTCAAGCACTTTAACCAGGGAGATGCCGACTATTGCGTTTCCGCTTATTTGCCTGATGCGGTCATGCAGGCTGATCCCATGGGAGAATATGCCGGCAAAGACAATATAGACAATTTCTGGCGTCCATTTATTCAGTCCGGAGCGTCTGATTTGCACTATACGGAAATCTGGCTGAAACAGGTCAGTAATGAAAAGGTTCATCTTGGAGCGAACTGGTCTATGAATGTGGGCAAAGGCGTCATCACACAGGAGGAATGGGTGAAAAACGACGCTGGTGTATGGAAATTGTCACAGGATTTTTTTGAGATAAAGGAACAGTATTAA
- a CDS encoding Na/Pi symporter, with protein sequence MSEMTAVSPVSNDKVMTRHYGRIWLKVILWIYGLLVAVSVIGSGFKMVVGGNAAELFNFANNAFLALIAGTLATALIQSSSTVTSIIVGLVAGGLPVHMAIPMIMGANIGTTITNTVVSLGHMGCNKEFKRAFSASTVHDFFNYLAVLIILPLELMTGFLSKLSLSVAEMLVGGQDMSISFNLVKFLTAPSVDIIKGFARLLPDNTLGGLAMIAFGVFLIFSAVVRLGKLLKKVMTGKAKDVLEKSIGRGPISGIVSGAAMTVMVQSSTTTTCLMVPMVGSGLFSVRQMYPVTLGANIGTTITAILAATAISGNAAMSAMTIAMVHLFFNLFAVALIYGIKPLREIPLFAAEKLAELAVKKKAYAFAYLALAFFVLPGLAIFLTK encoded by the coding sequence ATGTCTGAAATGACAGCTGTTAGTCCTGTTTCAAATGACAAGGTGATGACACGCCACTACGGTCGCATCTGGTTAAAGGTAATCCTCTGGATTTACGGCCTGCTGGTTGCCGTAAGTGTTATTGGTTCCGGTTTCAAAATGGTAGTGGGTGGCAACGCCGCTGAACTGTTTAACTTTGCCAACAATGCTTTTCTGGCTTTGATTGCCGGCACACTGGCTACTGCACTGATACAGTCTTCCAGTACAGTGACGTCTATCATTGTGGGTCTGGTAGCTGGCGGACTGCCAGTACACATGGCGATCCCGATGATTATGGGTGCCAATATTGGTACAACAATCACTAACACTGTCGTTAGTCTGGGTCACATGGGCTGTAATAAAGAGTTCAAACGGGCTTTTTCAGCATCCACCGTGCATGACTTCTTTAACTATCTGGCGGTGCTGATTATTCTGCCACTGGAACTGATGACCGGCTTTCTGAGTAAACTGTCCCTGTCCGTGGCTGAAATGCTGGTGGGTGGTCAGGATATGAGCATCAGCTTTAACCTTGTGAAGTTTCTCACAGCGCCGTCAGTAGACATTATCAAAGGTTTTGCCAGGCTGCTGCCTGACAATACCCTGGGTGGTCTGGCAATGATTGCCTTTGGTGTTTTCCTGATCTTCTCTGCCGTGGTTCGTTTAGGCAAACTGCTGAAAAAGGTGATGACCGGCAAGGCTAAGGACGTTCTGGAAAAATCCATTGGTCGCGGCCCAATTTCCGGCATTGTTTCCGGCGCTGCCATGACCGTCATGGTTCAGTCGTCTACCACCACGACCTGTCTGATGGTACCCATGGTCGGCAGCGGTCTGTTCTCGGTTCGTCAGATGTACCCTGTTACCCTTGGTGCAAATATTGGTACAACCATTACGGCCATCCTGGCAGCCACTGCGATCTCTGGCAATGCCGCCATGTCAGCAATGACCATTGCTATGGTGCATCTGTTCTTTAACCTGTTTGCGGTAGCACTTATCTATGGCATCAAGCCACTGCGTGAAATCCCACTGTTCGCCGCCGAGAAACTGGCAGAGCTGGCAGTGAAAAAGAAGGCTTACGCATTTGCCTATCTGGCACTGGCCTTCTTTGTTCTTCCGGGACTGGCCATCTTTTTGACCAAATAA
- a CDS encoding NAD-dependent succinate-semialdehyde dehydrogenase translates to MAVQLRDTGLLRQQAYINGQWVSTESSGVEPIPVINPATGEVIARVPRLGEAETVKAVEAAEQAMISWRRRTAKERAVLLRRWHDLMLEHQDDLAKLMTAEQGKPLPQAKGEVVYGASYLEWFAEEGKRAYGDIVPAHGSDKRILVTKEPVGVVAAITPWNFPSAMIVRKAAPALAAGCTIVIKPAEVTPLSALALAELAERAGIPAGVVNVITGKASAIGGVMTSHPSVRKLSFTGSTPIGKLLIKQCADTVKKVSMELGGNAPFIVFDDADIDKAVEGAIVSKYRNSGQTCVCANRLFVQAGVYDEFIEKFAAKVRELSVGNCLVDDFDQGPLIDRTAVEKTDEHVQDAVSKNGRLLCGGNKHAAGDLFYTPTVIADATPDMLCYKEETFGPLAPVFRFNDEDDVIRMANDTEYGLASYFYSNDLRRVFRVAEALEYGMVAVNEGILSTELAPFGGVKESGMGREGSRYGIDDYLEIKYVLLGGM, encoded by the coding sequence ATGGCAGTACAACTGAGAGATACCGGTTTATTACGACAACAGGCGTACATTAACGGGCAATGGGTGTCTACTGAATCGAGCGGTGTTGAGCCCATTCCGGTGATTAATCCTGCGACTGGAGAAGTTATAGCCCGCGTACCCAGACTGGGGGAGGCCGAGACTGTTAAAGCGGTTGAAGCCGCAGAGCAGGCAATGATTTCCTGGCGACGCAGGACGGCTAAAGAACGGGCAGTACTCCTAAGACGCTGGCACGATTTAATGCTGGAACATCAGGACGATCTGGCAAAACTGATGACGGCTGAACAGGGCAAACCCCTGCCTCAGGCAAAAGGCGAAGTGGTGTATGGTGCGTCTTATCTTGAGTGGTTTGCGGAAGAAGGCAAGCGGGCTTACGGCGATATTGTACCAGCCCATGGCAGTGACAAGCGTATCCTGGTGACCAAGGAGCCTGTCGGGGTTGTTGCTGCTATTACGCCGTGGAATTTTCCTTCGGCCATGATTGTCCGCAAGGCTGCGCCGGCCCTGGCTGCTGGTTGTACGATCGTTATAAAACCAGCAGAAGTCACGCCACTTTCCGCCCTGGCTCTGGCAGAACTTGCCGAGCGGGCTGGTATTCCGGCGGGAGTCGTCAATGTTATTACCGGTAAAGCCTCAGCCATTGGTGGTGTCATGACGTCTCACCCATCGGTTCGCAAACTCTCTTTTACCGGTTCCACGCCGATTGGCAAATTACTGATCAAACAGTGTGCCGACACGGTTAAGAAAGTCTCCATGGAACTGGGAGGTAATGCGCCTTTTATTGTGTTTGACGACGCGGACATTGATAAGGCTGTAGAAGGTGCCATTGTCAGTAAGTATCGAAACTCCGGACAAACCTGTGTGTGTGCCAACCGATTGTTTGTTCAGGCAGGTGTTTATGATGAGTTCATAGAAAAATTTGCTGCGAAGGTAAGAGAGCTGTCTGTAGGTAACTGTCTGGTTGATGATTTTGATCAGGGGCCGTTAATTGACCGTACAGCGGTTGAAAAAACCGATGAACACGTTCAGGACGCTGTTAGCAAAAATGGACGACTACTGTGCGGTGGCAATAAACATGCTGCTGGTGACCTGTTCTATACCCCGACAGTGATTGCCGACGCAACGCCCGACATGCTCTGTTATAAAGAAGAAACTTTTGGCCCTCTGGCACCGGTATTCCGCTTTAACGATGAAGACGACGTAATTCGTATGGCGAATGACACTGAATATGGTCTGGCTTCCTATTTCTATTCCAACGATTTACGTCGTGTATTCCGGGTCGCTGAAGCTTTGGAGTACGGTATGGTGGCGGTTAATGAAGGCATTTTGTCAACCGAGCTGGCCCCCTTTGGTGGTGTAAAAGAGTCGGGAATGGGGCGGGAAGGCTCTCGTTATGGCATTGACGATTATCTGGAGATCAAATACGTCTTGTTGGGGGGCATGTAG
- a CDS encoding TonB-dependent copper receptor yields MKKLLLFSGVLAGMLSPAVRANDVSDIAIDVSESLLPSESVSSVNQITVPATDAGRALREINGVTASRKGGKGFEPIIRGQQQSQLNVVMDGAYIHGACPGRMDPPTTYVSRAGYDKVEVIRGYESVIYGAGGSGGTVLFTRDAPDFNNDQGMRWHPSVTGKAYMGYTGNSNGKDLSLDIAAGSSEGWLRAYGGYQDAGNYKDGSGSKVSSAFRTNTGGLIISGEVAGFTRMELNVEAVRDDDVYYSGNGMDAPRAKADIWRFKTRYDRSFLIFDALELSAYRSDVEHQMDNFSVRRRKPNAPNGLKAPSSSLTRGGRLQGSVFSEKSELRIGIDYQANDRDAKRYKVALDNPSQADQYQSHMWPGVEYRQMGLFAELDYELSDNNHLRVGGRYDDFKAEATKASAEALGASSPDALYQKYYGYKADKVSEGNSSGLVSWIHDLSSTQSVELRASRSVRTADASERYIASRGSCCHGSDDWVGNPRIKPEIHHQLDAGYQFQATRAQFRVMAFVDEVNDFILRTSGSSSGKRGAKLYKNVDARLYGLEMESRYDIGHWQPAIGLSWIRGENRDDSQQKNLPQIPPLTGSIKLDYNTDAWLLGARYELAARQDKVDTDSGLDAGESSGYGVMHLYGWYQLDKGLKLLGGVENLFDRTYALHVNRASRDPFNPEALRVHEPGRQVWVGVEVLF; encoded by the coding sequence ATGAAAAAATTGCTGCTGTTTTCCGGTGTGCTTGCTGGAATGTTGTCACCGGCTGTTCGGGCGAATGATGTTTCAGATATAGCGATTGATGTGTCGGAGTCTTTATTGCCATCTGAATCGGTTTCATCCGTTAATCAGATCACTGTTCCTGCTACTGATGCTGGACGGGCTTTAAGAGAAATCAACGGCGTAACAGCCTCCAGAAAAGGTGGCAAAGGTTTCGAGCCTATTATTCGTGGGCAGCAGCAGAGTCAGCTGAATGTGGTGATGGATGGCGCTTATATCCATGGTGCCTGCCCGGGGAGAATGGACCCACCCACCACTTACGTCAGTCGGGCCGGGTACGACAAAGTGGAAGTTATTCGGGGGTATGAATCGGTTATCTACGGGGCTGGAGGCTCTGGTGGTACGGTACTGTTTACCAGGGACGCCCCTGACTTTAACAATGATCAGGGGATGCGCTGGCACCCATCCGTTACTGGCAAGGCTTATATGGGGTATACCGGTAACTCTAACGGCAAAGACCTGTCTCTGGATATTGCGGCAGGCAGCTCTGAAGGCTGGTTGCGAGCGTATGGTGGTTATCAGGACGCGGGCAATTATAAGGATGGCAGTGGCAGTAAGGTCAGCTCAGCTTTTCGCACTAACACCGGAGGTTTAATTATTTCCGGAGAGGTCGCCGGTTTTACCCGTATGGAGTTGAATGTCGAAGCGGTTCGTGACGACGATGTGTATTACTCTGGCAATGGTATGGATGCTCCCCGGGCTAAAGCTGACATCTGGCGTTTTAAGACCCGTTACGACCGGTCATTCCTGATATTTGATGCTCTGGAACTGTCAGCTTACCGTTCTGATGTTGAGCATCAAATGGATAACTTCAGTGTCAGGCGACGCAAGCCCAATGCTCCCAACGGTTTGAAAGCACCCTCCTCATCATTAACCCGGGGCGGGCGTTTGCAGGGTTCTGTCTTTTCGGAAAAGAGTGAGCTGCGTATTGGCATCGACTATCAGGCCAATGACCGGGATGCCAAACGCTATAAAGTAGCTCTGGACAATCCTTCACAGGCTGACCAGTATCAGTCTCACATGTGGCCGGGTGTTGAATATCGCCAGATGGGGCTGTTTGCTGAACTGGATTATGAATTAAGCGATAACAACCACCTCAGGGTGGGCGGTCGCTATGATGATTTTAAAGCAGAAGCGACAAAAGCTTCTGCTGAAGCGCTGGGAGCCAGCAGCCCGGATGCGCTCTACCAAAAGTACTACGGTTACAAGGCTGACAAAGTCAGTGAAGGCAACAGCAGCGGCCTGGTAAGCTGGATTCATGATCTGTCATCGACACAGTCTGTTGAGCTGCGTGCCAGTCGTAGTGTCCGGACGGCCGATGCTTCTGAACGTTACATTGCTTCCAGAGGCTCCTGCTGTCATGGCAGTGATGACTGGGTGGGTAATCCCCGGATAAAGCCAGAGATTCATCATCAGCTGGATGCTGGTTATCAGTTTCAGGCAACCCGGGCACAGTTTCGTGTGATGGCTTTTGTTGATGAGGTCAATGACTTTATCCTGCGCACTTCTGGCAGCTCTTCAGGTAAGAGAGGAGCAAAACTGTATAAAAACGTCGATGCCCGCTTATATGGATTGGAAATGGAATCCCGCTATGACATTGGACACTGGCAGCCTGCTATTGGATTGTCCTGGATCCGGGGCGAAAACCGTGATGATTCCCAGCAGAAAAATCTGCCACAGATTCCACCTCTGACGGGCAGTATCAAGCTGGATTACAACACGGATGCCTGGTTACTGGGGGCCAGATATGAGCTTGCAGCCCGTCAGGATAAAGTGGATACAGACAGCGGACTGGATGCTGGTGAATCGTCAGGTTATGGCGTGATGCATTTGTATGGCTGGTATCAGCTGGATAAAGGTTTAAAGCTGCTGGGTGGTGTCGAAAATCTGTTTGACCGAACCTATGCCCTGCACGTTAACCGCGCCAGCCGTGATCCCTTTAACCCGGAAGCCTTAAGGGTTCATGAACCGGGAAGGCAAGTGTGGGTGGGTGTTGAAGTGTTGTTCTGA
- a CDS encoding DUF397 domain-containing protein yields the protein MSAYFENDRHFKKSSACLPLARVFCVAVAISPEKEVAVRQSSDPDKVTLVFSSAEWDAFIKGVKNGEFDLS from the coding sequence ATGAGCGCTTACTTTGAAAATGACAGGCACTTTAAAAAATCCTCAGCCTGTTTGCCTCTTGCAAGGGTTTTTTGTGTTGCCGTTGCAATCAGTCCGGAAAAAGAAGTTGCTGTGAGGCAAAGCAGCGATCCGGACAAAGTAACATTGGTCTTTAGTTCGGCCGAATGGGATGCTTTTATCAAGGGAGTCAAGAACGGGGAATTTGACCTGAGCTGA
- the cueR gene encoding Cu(I)-responsive transcriptional regulator — protein MNISKVASITGLTSKTIRYYESIGLIPAARRQENGYRDYSEQQVQELRFVQQARALGFSLDECRELLELNRNSQRRSADVKKIAGEKLADVESRIQQLEAMKSSLYRLIESCAGDDNPQCSILTALSD, from the coding sequence ATGAACATTTCTAAAGTGGCTTCAATAACCGGCCTGACCAGTAAAACGATTCGGTACTACGAAAGCATTGGCCTTATTCCTGCCGCCCGGCGGCAGGAAAATGGCTACCGGGATTATTCGGAACAACAGGTTCAGGAGCTGAGGTTTGTACAACAGGCCAGAGCTCTGGGCTTCTCTCTGGATGAGTGTCGGGAGTTGCTGGAATTAAACCGGAACAGCCAGCGTCGCAGTGCAGATGTTAAAAAAATCGCTGGAGAAAAACTGGCGGATGTCGAGTCCAGAATTCAACAGCTTGAAGCCATGAAATCCAGCCTGTATCGGTTAATTGAGAGTTGCGCCGGTGATGATAATCCTCAATGCAGCATTCTGACAGCGCTGTCAGATTAA
- the rmuC gene encoding DNA recombination protein RmuC — MSSTTVIVASIVAVLFSLLSWLVARQKNVRMQAELETLLSSEQDRVAERDQRIRQGEDDRARLLERIEVERENRSEAEQAVRELRTRLEVQQQHHEKTIKELEGNRETQKQAFHHIASEILETKGKLFSQQHQERLDTLLKPFKEQLGDFRNKVEQAQQADIEGRAALKQQLETLHSLNQRITDEAGNLARALKGDKKLQGNWGELQVEKILESSGLIKGEEYEREANFKDDEGQNKRPDFVVYLPEGKHLIIDSKVSLVDYMAYVNAENDDERQSALSRHILSIRNHIKSLGDKDYPNLAGVKTPDFVFMFMPVEPAFIAAFQHDQKLFNDAFEQNIVVVTPTTLLATLRTVANLWTIERQNANARKLADRAGLVYDKLRVFVEKMEKLDTQLTTARNTYDEAMNTLKQGRGNLISQTNEFVALGVRVKKEFSRQTLDTSDLSQLSEK, encoded by the coding sequence ATGTCCTCAACCACAGTGATCGTGGCGTCTATTGTTGCAGTACTGTTCTCTTTATTGAGCTGGCTGGTGGCACGACAAAAAAATGTACGGATGCAGGCCGAGCTGGAAACCCTGTTAAGCAGTGAGCAGGACCGGGTGGCTGAACGTGATCAGCGTATCCGACAAGGTGAAGACGACCGGGCTCGTTTGCTGGAACGCATTGAGGTTGAGCGTGAAAATCGCAGCGAGGCTGAACAGGCTGTAAGGGAATTAAGGACACGCCTGGAAGTGCAGCAACAGCATCATGAAAAAACGATAAAAGAACTGGAAGGCAACCGCGAAACCCAGAAACAGGCATTTCATCATATTGCCAGTGAGATTCTGGAAACCAAAGGTAAACTGTTTTCCCAGCAGCATCAGGAACGTCTGGATACATTACTCAAACCTTTTAAAGAACAGCTGGGCGACTTTCGAAATAAAGTGGAGCAGGCTCAACAAGCTGATATCGAAGGCAGGGCGGCCTTAAAGCAACAACTCGAAACCCTGCACAGCCTGAATCAGCGAATTACGGATGAAGCCGGTAACCTTGCCAGAGCCCTTAAAGGGGATAAAAAACTACAGGGCAACTGGGGCGAACTTCAGGTTGAAAAAATTCTTGAAAGCAGTGGCTTGATTAAAGGCGAAGAGTACGAGCGGGAAGCTAACTTCAAGGACGATGAAGGTCAGAATAAACGACCCGATTTTGTCGTTTATCTGCCAGAGGGAAAACATCTGATTATCGACTCTAAAGTGTCGCTGGTTGACTACATGGCTTACGTAAATGCAGAAAATGATGACGAAAGGCAGTCGGCTCTGTCACGCCATATCCTCAGTATTCGTAATCATATTAAAAGTCTGGGCGATAAAGACTATCCAAACCTTGCGGGCGTAAAAACACCCGATTTTGTTTTTATGTTTATGCCCGTTGAACCTGCCTTTATCGCCGCTTTCCAGCATGACCAAAAACTGTTTAACGATGCTTTTGAACAGAATATCGTGGTTGTGACTCCCACTACGCTGCTTGCCACTCTCAGAACCGTTGCCAACCTGTGGACGATTGAGCGACAAAATGCCAATGCCAGAAAACTGGCCGATCGCGCCGGTCTGGTTTACGACAAGTTGCGGGTATTTGTTGAAAAGATGGAAAAACTCGACACTCAGCTGACAACGGCAAGAAATACTTATGATGAAGCCATGAACACCCTTAAACAGGGGCGCGGCAATCTGATTTCACAAACTAATGAGTTTGTTGCGCTCGGTGTCAGGGTGAAAAAAGAGTTTTCCAGACAAACGCTGGATACATCCGACTTATCTCAGTTGTCTGAAAAGTAA
- a CDS encoding DUF2062 domain-containing protein produces MNSFVRERIISPIKALLNQGLNPNSLALCLAIGFALGFFPVFGTTTVLCALTAAALRLNQIAIQVANYCGYPLQFILFIPFIRLGEYLFGLERISVNPVDIFTLAKSNFSLFIELYGLAISAACAAWLLVSMPVVLLLWRGLAIVLKAKMKTV; encoded by the coding sequence TTGAATTCTTTTGTTCGAGAGCGAATCATCTCCCCCATAAAAGCTTTACTGAACCAGGGGCTGAACCCAAACTCTCTGGCGTTGTGCCTTGCAATCGGCTTTGCGCTGGGTTTCTTTCCTGTGTTTGGTACCACCACCGTGCTTTGCGCACTGACAGCAGCGGCTCTGCGGCTGAATCAGATTGCCATACAGGTTGCCAACTATTGCGGTTATCCATTGCAGTTTATTCTGTTTATTCCGTTTATACGGCTTGGGGAGTATTTGTTTGGGCTGGAACGTATTTCTGTAAATCCGGTCGATATTTTTACGCTGGCAAAAAGCAACTTCAGTCTGTTTATTGAGCTTTATGGTCTGGCCATCTCGGCTGCCTGTGCAGCCTGGCTACTTGTGTCAATGCCGGTTGTGCTGCTGTTATGGAGGGGGCTTGCTATTGTGCTGAAAGCAAAGATGAAAACGGTTTAA